Genomic segment of Streptococcus australis:
TAGTCGAGCTAAAACTATAGGAACTTTTTAAATGTAGCTCTACATCAGATTCTTTTCCACTCTTCACTTCTATATTATAACCAATTAACCCGTAAGCTAATGATTGATCAGATTCTGAAATTTCAATAGTTTGTTTGAGCATCTTATCTCTATAATCATAGTCAATAAAAAGATATCTGCCATTAGGTAACGATCGTCTATACTCAATTAGAAATGTTTCTTCAATACCTACATACACTAATATAGTTTCACTCTCAGATAAGCCTGATTCAAGACTCATACCAACTATAATATCCTTATCGCGATATGATTCACCTCCGTCAACAGCTTTACTAAAATCAGCGAGTCCAGGTAAAACACCACTATTTATCTCTGCATAGTTCATTTCTAAAAAGACATTACTTAAAGATTCATACACTCCCTTATAATATTTCTTTTGATAGACATGATACAGACCAAACAAAGTTAGAAAAACCAATACAGTTATGACTAAGATTTTTAAAATTTTTTTCATCTAAATTCTTTTCCTCAAAATACTTCCATATAACCTTTCTGCTATATTTGAAATCAAATTAATAATAGACTCCCCTACCCCAACTCCTTGGCTATTCTGCTCTTTTCAAGTTTCCCCTTGGTAATTCGTTTCCATAAAACAAGTGGGTTCAAACTATAAGATAGGCGTACAAGGAAATAATTAACCCATTCGATTAGGTCAAAAAGTTGTATCAGTGTAGCTAAGATAGCCACTTGGAAACTCTGGGTGTTCCAGAAAATAAAAGGAAAGCCTGAAATAAGTAAAACAAGGTCTAGTATCCTGAGACCACCATATAGTTTGGGCACACTTCCACTTCCGAACTGAGGATTCGACAGTCTTCTAATCAAAATTGCCCAATAGATTGAACCTTGAAGCAAAATAAATGTCAGCAAAGACAAAGGATAGAAAATCGTGACTAGACTCCTCCAATCACCAAGTCGATTTTTCAAAAGGAAAAAACACAACCAGAAGGATAGGGTGGCTGCAAGTTCTCCCAAACAGAGGGATCCCAACTCTTTTCTAACTTTCTCTTTTTGTATGTTCATCATCTCCCCCATCTATCTATCATCCTATATCAGAAAAAAGCCATTTGAAGCATTTTCTAGTCAACATTTCTCAGAATAGAGGTATTCTAAGCATCGAACAGCTTGCTTCCTTTAATATCAATGTAATTCTAAACTTAGAATTACATTAAAATAAATGTTTTA
This window contains:
- a CDS encoding TipC family immunity protein encodes the protein MKKILKILVITVLVFLTLFGLYHVYQKKYYKGVYESLSNVFLEMNYAEINSGVLPGLADFSKAVDGGESYRDKDIIVGMSLESGLSESETILVYVGIEETFLIEYRRSLPNGRYLFIDYDYRDKMLKQTIEISESDQSLAYGLIGYNIEVKSGKESDVELHLKSSYSFSSTKGLPNFQITNPNEVLKYLKPHGIDEDWINEKSHFMLYDVVLERWFKNGSQRYSVDNLGDVEIVPLSFSE